TTAACAATTTTAATATTAGATTTGAAAATGTTAGCTTTTCTTATGGTAGAGAAGATAAAATAATTGATAATTTAAGTTTTACAGCTAAACAAGGAGAAAAGACTGCATTAGTTGGTCCATCTGGTAGTGGCAAAAGTACAGTTTTAAAGTTAGCTGCCCGATTTTGGGATATTCAGAAAGGAAAAATATATGTAGGTAATAAAGATATTTCAACCATTGATGCAGAAGATTTATTAAAATATTATTCTGTTGTTTTTCAAGATGTTCTATTGTTTGATAATACTATTATGGAGAATATTCGTTTAGGTAGAAAGGATGCAACAGATGAAGAAGTAATAAAAGCCGCTAAACTTGCAAATTGTGATTCTTTTATAGATAGACTAAAAGAAGGATACCAAACAAGAATTGGTGAAGATGGAGGGCTTATATCAGGAGGAGAAAGACAACGTATTTCTATTGCAAGGGCTATATTAAAAGATGCTCCTATTATTTTATTAGATGAAGTAACAGCTTCACTGGATGTAGAAAATGAAACTCTTATTGAAGAAGCAATTTCAAGAGTTGTTAAAAATAAGACTGTGATAATTATTGCTCACAGAATGAGAACTATAGAAGGCTGCAATAAAATAATTGTTATGGATAAAGGAAAAGTAATAGAAGAAGGAACCCATGATAAACTTATTGGTAATGAAAGCTTATATAATAAATTAGTAACTCTGCAAAAACAATCAGAAGATTGGGTGCTGTAAAATAAATTTAGATAGGTATATTTGATTAATAGGTAATTTGGCATATAAAGTTATACCTAAATAGCAGAATTATAAAAGATAATTTGCTTTTTATAATTGAACAAATTGCATAATTAAAAAATTCCTAATACGTATACAACATATTGTATTTAAGTAAATATATCAATGCAATATATTAATATATTTATATTTAAAAATGAATTATGCAGTTTTCTGAATTATTAAGTTTTATTTATTGAGTAAATTATATAAAAGTTATAATATAAAAATAAGAAGGGGTTGTGGCATTAAGGAATTCACCATATAATCATACAAAAAGATGTAGGTAAATTTGTTTTTATACAAATCTACCTACATCCCCAAATTTAAATTTAACACAATATATTGTAGGATTTATTCTTAATGTCATAATCCCGAATATGGACATAGCTTAATAAAGTAAATTTTTTTATGAATTATTTTCTATAAGAAAGAGAATACACAAAATTATTTATACCCCTCTATAAAATTAAAAGCACTACTATTTTCTTCTTGCGAATTCTACAAATTTAAATCTATCTGGTCTATGTCTAGATTCAGTGTACTGAAATAGACTCATGTCATCTAGATATATATGATTTTTCACTACTACTATCATATTGTAGTTTTCAAAGTCCAAATATGATTTATCTTCATCTGTAGCTTGTTGTACTGTAATTTCTTTTTTAGCAAAGCTGATTTTAAGTCCTAATTCATTTTCAAGATATTCGTATATAGAGTTTTTACAAATATCTTTAGTTAATAAAGGAACATATTTTTTATTAAAAAAGTCTTTATCTAAGATAATTTTTTTATTATCTATTTCTCTTACTCTTATAACTTTCCAAACCTCATCATTTTTTGATAAGCTTAGTTGTTTCATTAAAAAATTATTTGGCTTTATTAATTTTAATTCTTTAACTAAGGTATTAGATTCTACTCCCATTTTAGTAGATAATTCTTTAAAACTTGTTAGACCTGAAACAGGAAAATCAAATTTATTAATGTCTAATACAAAGGAGCCTTTACCTTTCACTTTTTGAATATAACCATTACTTTCTAGTAAATTTAATGCTTTTCTTATAGTATCTCTGGATACATTATATTCTTTCATCATTTCATTTTCAGAAGAAAGTTTTTCACCAGATTGAATCTTGTTACTTTCTATTTTATTTAAAATCTCATTATAAATAGTTAAATACTTACTTTCCATATTTTATCACCAGAAACATTTTAACACTTTTTTTATTTTCTCTCAAGGTGGTAAACAATAGATTCATAAGGTCTTAAGTTAATTTCTTTATAATCTTTAGGAGAATCTTTATAATTAGAAATCAAAATTTTACTTTTGTATTCATTTAGTTTTAATTCTTCAGGTAAGTTGAATAAAACGTCTTTGCCATAAAAATTATTTATTACAAGTAGTTTTTCGTTTTTATAATTTCTTAAATAAGCAAATATACTTTCATCTTCTTCTAATATTAACTTAAAATCTCCATAAGATATAACATCATACTCTTTTCTTAATTTAATCAGCTTTTGATAATGATAAAAAACCGAATCCTTATCTTTTAAGGAGTTTTCTACATTGACATCTTTATAGTTTTTGCATACTTTTATCCAAGGATCTTCTTTAGTAAAACCAGCATTATTTGAGTTATCCCATTGTATTGGACTACGGGAATTATCTCTAGATTTTGATTGTAGAATTTTAATTATTTCTTCTTCAGTTTTACCCTCAGATTTTAATATATTATAAAAATTAATTGATTCTACATCCTTATAGTAATCAATTTTATCATAATAACAATTTGTCATACCGATTTCTTCTCCTTGATAAATATAAGGAGTTCCTCTAAGTAAATGTATTGATGTTGCTAACATTTTTGCAGATTCTTTATGATATTTTTTATCATCTCCAAAGCGGGATACAATACGAGGTTGGTCATGGTTGCACCAAAATACTGCATTCCAACCATCTCCATCTTCCATTCCAACTTGCCAATGATTGAAGATATTTTTCAATTTTATAAAGTCAAAACCCATTAAGTTCCATTTATCTCCATTTTTATAATCCACTTTTAGATGATGAAAATTAAATACCATAGATAGTTCTTTTTCATTAGGATTTGAATATTTAATGCAATTATCTATGGTGGTAGAGGACATTTCACCTACAGTAATTATATCTTTATATTTTCCAAAGGTTTCTTTATTCAGTTGTTTTAGATAGTTATGAATATTAGGGCCATCTGTATAGAATGAGCGACCATCTCCATTATTATCATCTTTATATTCCATTGGTTTTGAAATAAGATTAATAACATCAAAGCGGAATCCTTTTATACCTTTTTTAATCCAAAAATTCACAACATCAAAAACTTCTTTCCTAACTTCTTCATTTTCCCAGTTAAGGTCTGCTTGAGTAGCATCAAATAGATGTAGGTAATATTCATCAAAGTCTTTAACATATTCCCAAGCTAGACCTCCAAATTTAGATTCCCAGTTGGTAGGGAGTTGTCCATTTTTAGGTTCTTTGAATATATAATAGTTTTTATATTTTTCATCTCCACTTAGAGCATTTTTAAACCATTTATGTTCTGTAGAGGTATGATTAAATACCATATCAAGCATAATATCAATTCCTCTTTTATTGGATTCTATAACTAGATTCTCAAAATCTTCCATGGTCCCAAATAGGGGATCAATATTGCAATAATCTGCTACATCATATCCATTATCCTTTTGAGGAGAAATATAAAAAGGAGTTAACCATATATAATCTATGCCTAATGTTTTTAAATAATCTAATTTAACTGTAATTCCTTTTAAATCTCCAAATCCATCACCATTAGTATCATTAAAGGATTTTGGGTATATTTGATAGACTACGCTTTTCTTAAAATCTTTCATGTAATTTTCTCCTTTTGCTTAAATATAAACAGAGTTCTTGCCTTCAGAGGGAGTTTTTACTCCCTCTAAAGCTTAGAAATCGTTATCCAGAGCGGTTAGTCATCGGATAAAATAGAAAATGTCGAAAATTAATCCTCCTTTTCTATTTTAATATATTTGTTTATTTAATTGTTTATTGCATTTTTTTACTCCACTTTTTTTGTTTGGAGAATACAATTGTAAGTATAAAAGGTACAACAATAGCTACTAGCATAGCTAAAGCAAAAGGTAACATACATTGTACTTTTATAGATAGTATGCCTGGTATGCCGCCAACCCCAATTGAATTAGCCATAACCTTTGAGCCTACTGATATTACTGCAGCTATTGAAGAACCTATCATAGCAGCTAAAAATGGGAATATATATTTTAGATTTATACCAAATATAGCTGGCTCTGTTACTCCTAAATAACAAGATATTGCTGCTGGAATAGATACTTGTTTTTCTTCTTCATTATTTTTATTTAAATAGATTATTGCTAAAACTGCAGAACCTTGAGCTATATTGGATAGGGCAATCATTGGCCATAGATTAGTTCCACCAAGTTCAGCCATTATTTGCAAATCAATAGCATTAGTCATATGATGTAATCCTGTAATAACTAAAGGTGCATATCCAAATCCAAACACCGCTGCAAATAGCCATCCAAAAGTTGAAGTTAAACTTGAATATACTACATGTGCTATAACCGTACCTATTTTCCAACCTATTGGTCCCAAAATAGTATGGGCTATTAACACAGTAGGTACTAGAGAAAGAAAGGGTACTAAAATCATAGAAATATATTCCGGTACAATTTTACGTACAGATCTTTCCAGCCAAGCTAAAAGGAATCCAGCAAGCATTGATGGAATTACTTGTGCTTGATAACCAATCATTTGAATTTTTGCAAAACCAAAGTTCCATACAGGAATTTTATCTACAGGAGTACCTGCAGCAGAATAAGCATTTAATAATTGAGGAGAAACTAGAGTAAGTCCTAATATGATTCCTAAAATCTGTGTAGTGCCCATCTTTTTAGAAATGGACCAAGTGATTCCAACAGGTAAGAAGAAGAAGATTGCTTCACCAATTAACCATAAGAAAGAATGAACACCTTGCCAAAATTGAGATACTTCTATTAAGGCTTTAGTTCCATTTTCCACTAGCTTAATATCTCCAATAATATTACGGAATCCTAATATTAAACCTCCAACTATAAGAGCAGGTATAATAGGTGCAAAGATTTCTGCTAAATTAGCTAGTATTTTTTGCATAAAATTCATGTTATCTTTAGCAGCTACCTTAGCTTGATCTTTACTAACACCATCTACTCCAGCTATTTTTACAAATTCATTATAAAATGTTGCAACTTCATTACCAACAATAACTTGAAATTGACCAGCTTGTGTAAAAACTCCTTTTACAGATTTAATTTGTTCAATATTTTTAATATCAGCTTTTTTAGTATCATGCAGTACAAAACGCATACGGGTTGCACAGTGGGTTACTGCAGAAATGTTTTCTTTTCCACCTATGTATTTTAATAATTGTTGTACGTCATTTGAAAACTTAGGCATATTAAACCATCCCCCTTTATTATTTATATTGTCATAAATATTTTATTTATTAATTGCTGTACGTACAAGTATGATATGCATAAATTATATCTTGTACGTACATGTTAGTCAATACGTTTTCATAAAATTTTATTATATTTATTTTTATCAATGAGTACAAAACATATGTACAATATAAAAGGAAGCAAAGTGCAATATATAAAGGGAAATAAAATAGAGATGAAGGATCTATAATTATATAAGCAAAAAATTTATTATAATCTACTTTGAATTTAATTTTATGAATGATTATAAAGGGTATTATGTAGAGAATAAAATTAAAGATGAATGTATAAAGAATGAAAAATATTTATGATGATGTTTTTACTGAAAAAATTTAATGAAAAAGTTTATAACAAGTTGATCGAGAATATAAAAGATGAAGATTCAGTACTAAATGTGTACAAATGAAGCTTATAAATATGTTTATTTTATGACTACTTGCTAATATTCTCATCGCACTCTGTGAAAGCCATTCGTACCAAATCGAAGATTTAGACTCTCTGCTTTTGTTCAAAGTGGAAGTAAAAAGTGGCTACATACCTGGATAAGGATTTATCCTAAAGGAAATAAACTTCTAAGGAGTAGAACTCCTTAGAAGTTTGTTAATAAGCTCTAGTGGAAGTAAAAATTCCATCTAAAGATAAGAGCTCTGTTTATAATAATAAAAATGAATTTTTTAAAGAAAGTAAAATGTGTTTTAAATTGCATGAATTATTAAGAAAGGATATATTCTTTAGTAATAGTATATAAATAAAGCTATTACATATATACCATTACACTTAGAATTAAATGCATTTTAATATAATTTTCTCACTTAAATAAAACCTTTAATAGTTTCAGCTCTTTTATAGGCTTTTTCAGTTACTTCTTTTGGATAGCCAATATACTCTAAAAGCTTTATGGCATTTCTTGTACTAGAAACTCCTACCTTTAGTTTATAATCAAAATTCAATCCATTTTTACTATCAATAGATTCGCTAAAATAATAGAATTCGTGGCTATCTTTTAAAATGTCTACTAATTCTCTATCATGGGTAGCTACAATAGAAATTGTTTCCCTATTTTGAAGATAAGAAAGTATTTCTGCTGACATAGCTATTCTTTCTATAGGATTTGTTCCTCTAAATATTTCATCTATAGGGGAAAATACAGGTAAATCCTTTTTAAGAGCATTAACTATTCTGAGTATTCCTTCTGCTTCTGCCATATAGTAACTTTTCCCCTTTGATAGGTCATCATTAGGACTAATAGAGGATACTATATTAAAAAATGAAGCTTTATATTCTTTGGCTAATGCAAAATAAAAACTTTGAGATAAAAGTATATTTATACCTAGCATTCTTAAAAAGGTTGATTTACCAGACATATTTGTACCTGTAAGTACTATTCCTTTGTCTTTAATAGAAATAGAATTCGCTATAGGATTATCTAAAAGAGGGTGGATTCCATCTTTTATATTAAGAGAAACTTCTTTCATAAAAATTGGATGGGTAAATTCTTTTTTAAAACTTTTTTGATAACCAGATATAGATAATAGTGATTCTAATTCACCTAAAATATAAAATATATTCATTATGTACTCTTTTTTATATTTTAAAACTCCAGATATTTTATAATAAGCACATTCTTCTATTAAAAATATTACAGATACAGGTTCAAATAAACCTTGCCACATATTTACAAAGCTTATCAATAAGGTACCTCTGTCTATGGATTTAACTTGTTTAAGATTATCATCTATAGAATCTATATAATATTTAAGTTCATTATTTTTAATACTAGATATTTTTTTAGCTGCTTTTATAATTCCTCTTAAATATATGATTCCTCTAGATTTTATTGTATCTCTTTCCTTATAATTAATAAACATATTTAAA
Above is a window of Clostridium sporogenes DNA encoding:
- the treR gene encoding trehalose operon repressor; the encoded protein is MESKYLTIYNEILNKIESNKIQSGEKLSSENEMMKEYNVSRDTIRKALNLLESNGYIQKVKGKGSFVLDINKFDFPVSGLTSFKELSTKMGVESNTLVKELKLIKPNNFLMKQLSLSKNDEVWKVIRVREIDNKKIILDKDFFNKKYVPLLTKDICKNSIYEYLENELGLKISFAKKEITVQQATDEDKSYLDFENYNMIVVVKNHIYLDDMSLFQYTESRHRPDRFKFVEFARRK
- the treC gene encoding alpha,alpha-phosphotrehalase produces the protein MKDFKKSVVYQIYPKSFNDTNGDGFGDLKGITVKLDYLKTLGIDYIWLTPFYISPQKDNGYDVADYCNIDPLFGTMEDFENLVIESNKRGIDIMLDMVFNHTSTEHKWFKNALSGDEKYKNYYIFKEPKNGQLPTNWESKFGGLAWEYVKDFDEYYLHLFDATQADLNWENEEVRKEVFDVVNFWIKKGIKGFRFDVINLISKPMEYKDDNNGDGRSFYTDGPNIHNYLKQLNKETFGKYKDIITVGEMSSTTIDNCIKYSNPNEKELSMVFNFHHLKVDYKNGDKWNLMGFDFIKLKNIFNHWQVGMEDGDGWNAVFWCNHDQPRIVSRFGDDKKYHKESAKMLATSIHLLRGTPYIYQGEEIGMTNCYYDKIDYYKDVESINFYNILKSEGKTEEEIIKILQSKSRDNSRSPIQWDNSNNAGFTKEDPWIKVCKNYKDVNVENSLKDKDSVFYHYQKLIKLRKEYDVISYGDFKLILEEDESIFAYLRNYKNEKLLVINNFYGKDVLFNLPEELKLNEYKSKILISNYKDSPKDYKEINLRPYESIVYHLERK
- the treP gene encoding PTS system trehalose-specific EIIBC component, whose amino-acid sequence is MPKFSNDVQQLLKYIGGKENISAVTHCATRMRFVLHDTKKADIKNIEQIKSVKGVFTQAGQFQVIVGNEVATFYNEFVKIAGVDGVSKDQAKVAAKDNMNFMQKILANLAEIFAPIIPALIVGGLILGFRNIIGDIKLVENGTKALIEVSQFWQGVHSFLWLIGEAIFFFLPVGITWSISKKMGTTQILGIILGLTLVSPQLLNAYSAAGTPVDKIPVWNFGFAKIQMIGYQAQVIPSMLAGFLLAWLERSVRKIVPEYISMILVPFLSLVPTVLIAHTILGPIGWKIGTVIAHVVYSSLTSTFGWLFAAVFGFGYAPLVITGLHHMTNAIDLQIMAELGGTNLWPMIALSNIAQGSAVLAIIYLNKNNEEEKQVSIPAAISCYLGVTEPAIFGINLKYIFPFLAAMIGSSIAAVISVGSKVMANSIGVGGIPGILSIKVQCMLPFALAMLVAIVVPFILTIVFSKQKKWSKKMQ
- a CDS encoding DNA mismatch repair protein MutS, translated to MNKKIILNWAKSNYEEGDEKDRKFKNIRKFFDMKEKQDYTIDDETWSDMDMDRVYSKLDRTSSTLGESILYYMLRNPLNDEEKLKKRNDLIQLFKKDINLRDKLLVIYYELGKDRKNTFLDMMKSELVINKLKYYLYTILGKIFPLIAVLFTVFVNGSYAKYIAISAALNMFINYKERDTIKSRGIIYLRGIIKAAKKISSIKNNELKYYIDSIDDNLKQVKSIDRGTLLISFVNMWQGLFEPVSVIFLIEECAYYKISGVLKYKKEYIMNIFYILGELESLLSISGYQKSFKKEFTHPIFMKEVSLNIKDGIHPLLDNPIANSISIKDKGIVLTGTNMSGKSTFLRMLGINILLSQSFYFALAKEYKASFFNIVSSISPNDDLSKGKSYYMAEAEGILRIVNALKKDLPVFSPIDEIFRGTNPIERIAMSAEILSYLQNRETISIVATHDRELVDILKDSHEFYYFSESIDSKNGLNFDYKLKVGVSSTRNAIKLLEYIGYPKEVTEKAYKRAETIKGFI